One Heteronotia binoei isolate CCM8104 ecotype False Entrance Well chromosome 10, APGP_CSIRO_Hbin_v1, whole genome shotgun sequence genomic region harbors:
- the ASTE1 gene encoding protein asteroid homolog 1, translated as MGIQGMMSYVVEHKQFFVELRLRNTKIIIDGNNLYHRLYFESNLDIRHGGDYDSFTDITQKFFETLSLCDIRPYVVLDGGSDASDKKFATLKERAQEKIQSAFSLSHGGGGSVIPLLIREVFKQILTKLQVPFVQSFSEADRDIASLANHWNCPVLTFDSDFCIFDLKAGYCPLNYFQWRNICTREESRDCYILAKCFSLERFCKYFGNMNKTLLPLFAVMSGNDYINLPAMEVFFSKVRLPVGGYGNKFKKHIRIQGLLNWLSRFADPAEAIENVLKYLKKHEKEETRQFLCASMEEYEPSDVNLQDFFQNGCYESEAAKKQELPLWILNALAKGLLAPFISDVLVLRRTILQAQVENIQRPSSHTAALSIRQVIYGLLLNTSERSFHASARRHPISPTPTLCEFDRFQKALRKSFVQAAPLSGMFSLTTLNEVPLADRLQLLLDTLGVTASVLETVPGLLQLPVAVTCFWVRYSEPKVKLQHMKALLLGMVFGELHKIVENPEPGALHVEVNKIVYNQFLKWKGEKSQKEVLELDAAHIFCQWQCCLKMALYLNQLLSTPLPEPDLTRLYNGTLVHRLYHELKSASKSMPENFLSVSPKMNQLYCNMVCVVRCVIPTEFFQKKKAKSRKKKNKQAVKQALNKREAATVEVLPSCSINNRFRTFMMED; from the exons ATGGGCATCCAAGGAATGATGAGCTATGTAGTGGAACACAAGCAATTCTTTGTTGAACTGCGGTTGAGAAACACAAAAATAATAATTGATGGAAATAACCTATACCATCGACTTTACTTCGAATCAAATCTGGACATTCGGCATGGTGGGGACTATGATTCTTTTACAGATATCACACAGAAGTTTTTTGAAACACTGAGTCTGTGTGACATAAGACCGTATGTTGTGCTAGACGGAGGAAGTGATGCATCTGATAAGAAGTTTGCAACCTTAAAGGAAAGAGCTCAGGAGAAAATCCAGTCGGCCTTTTCCCTCtctcatggtggtggtggaagtgtAATACCTTTACTCATCAGAGAAGTATTTAAACAGATCTTAACCAAATTACAAGTGCCTTTTGTCCAGTCCTTTTCAGAAGCAGACAGGGACATTGCATCATTAGCCAATCACTGGAATTGCCCTGTGTTAACGTTTGATAGTGACTTTTGTATTTTTGACCTAAAAGCGGGCTATTGCCCTCTGAATTATTTTCAGTGGAGAAACATTTGCACACGTGAAGAGTCACGAGACTGCTACATCCTGGCAAAGTGCTTCTCCTTAGAGAGATTTTGTAAGTATTTTGGCAATATGAACAAAACTCTCCTGCCGCTTTTTGCAGTGATGAGTGGCAACGATTATATTAACCTACCTGCTATGGAAGTGTTCTTCAGCAAGGTACGCCTTCCTGTCGGAGgctatgggaataaatttaaaaagcaCATTCGTATTCAGGGGCTTCTGAATTGGCTGTCTCGTTTTGCTGATCCTGCTGAGGCTATAGAAAATGTACTGAAATATCTTAAAAAGCACGAGAAAGAGGAGACGAGACAGTTTCTCTGTGCTTCTATGGAGGAATATGAACCATCTGATGTCAACCTGCAAGACTTTTTTCAGAACGGATGTTATGAATCAGAGGCAGCCAAGAAACAAGAATTACCTCTGTGGATTCTTAATGCTTTGGCTAAGGGCCTTCTTGCACCATTCATTAGTGATGTCTTGGTATTAAGAAGAACAATTCTCCAAGCTCAGGTAGAGAATATACAAAGGCCTAGCAGTCACACTGCAGCTCTGTCCATTCGACAGGTTATTTATGGGCTGCTACTGAATACTTCAGAGAGATCCTTCCACGCCTCTGCGAGGAGGCATCCCATTTCACCCACTCCCACCCTTTGTGAATTTGACAGATTCCAAAAAGCACTCAGGAAATCATTTGTTCAAGCAGCACCACTGTCAGGAATGTTTTCTCTGACTACATTAAATGAG GTTCCCTTAGCAGACCGTCTGCAACTTTTGTTGGACACCTTGGGAGTAACAGCCAGTGTCCTTGAGACAGTTCCTGGTCTGTTGCAGCTCCCTGTGGCAGTGACTTGTTTTTGGGTACGGTATTCAGAACCCAAAGTGAAGTTACAGCACATGAAGGCTTTACTACTTGGAATGGTATTTGGTGAATTACACAAAATAGTAGAGAACCCAG AGCCCGGGGCTCTTCATGTGGAGGTCAATAAAATAGTGTATAACCAGTTCCTGAAATGGAAGGGCGAGAAATCacaaaaagaagtgctggaactgGACGCTGCACACATTTTCTGCCAGTGGCAGTGCTGCCtcaaaatggcattgtatctcaaCCAGCTACTCTCTACTCCTCTCCCTGAGCCAGATCTAACACG GCTTTACAATGGGACTCTTGTGCACAGACTGTACCATGAGCTGAAATCAGCATCCAAATCCATGCCAGAGAATTTCCTCAGTGTTTCTCCAAAGATGAACCAGCTTTATTGCAATATGGTATGTGTAGTGAGATGCGTCATACCTACAGAGTTCTTCCAGAAAAAGAAGGCCAAGTCccgtaagaaaaagaacaaacaaGCTGTTAAGCAAGCGCTGAATAAGAGAGAAGCTGCTACAGTGGAAGTTCTGCCTTCATGCAGTATTAACAACAGATTCAGAACATTCATGATGGAAGACTAA